One genomic segment of Streptomyces sp. NBC_00239 includes these proteins:
- a CDS encoding PRC-barrel domain-containing protein, whose product MIQAADIREWRTHEVVDSGGHRIGALEAVYVDTSTDEPAMATVLVGLPTRHRLVFVPLDGAIVGPGYVKVDYDKALVKKSPSIGTDDVLPAEEEAAVFQHYGLTYRPGAGGERQLARR is encoded by the coding sequence GCGAGTGGCGTACCCACGAGGTGGTCGACTCGGGCGGGCACAGGATCGGCGCGCTGGAGGCCGTCTACGTGGACACCAGCACGGACGAGCCGGCCATGGCCACCGTGCTGGTGGGGCTGCCCACCCGGCACCGGCTGGTCTTCGTTCCGCTGGACGGCGCGATCGTCGGGCCGGGGTACGTCAAGGTCGACTACGACAAGGCGCTGGTGAAGAAGAGCCCTTCGATCGGCACGGACGACGTCCTGCCCGCCGAGGAAGAGGCGGCCGTCTTCCAGCACTACGGCCTCACCTACCGGCCCGGTGCGGGCGGCGAGCGGCAGCTCGCCCGCCGCTGA